One genomic region from Fictibacillus marinisediminis encodes:
- the aroC gene encoding chorismate synthase, with protein MRYLTAGESHGPQLTTILEGIPSGLPLTAAEINEELSRRQKGHGRGRRMQIEKDQAIINSGVRHGYTLGSPITLAVENRDFKHWTKIMGAEPLEEDSDEVKRQITRPRPGHADLNGAIKYNHRDMRNVLERSSARETTVRVAAGAVAKQLLKELGIKVGGHVIEIGGVVAEQLSFESLEDLQERTEASPVRCLDETAGKKMMHAIDEAKEKGDSIGGIVEVIVEGMPVGVGSYVHYDRKLDAKLAAAIMSINAFKGAEIGIGFEAAHKPGSLVHDEILWNEEDGYTRRTNNAGGLEGGMTTGMPIVVRGVMKPIPTLYKPLQSIDIDSKEPFQASIERSDSCAVPAASVVAEAVVAWELAAAIVEQFGVDNMERIKENIERHNRQAREF; from the coding sequence ATGAGGTATTTAACTGCCGGAGAATCACACGGCCCGCAGCTCACAACTATTCTGGAAGGCATTCCATCAGGACTGCCACTGACAGCAGCAGAGATTAACGAAGAACTCTCCCGCAGGCAGAAAGGGCATGGCCGCGGAAGAAGGATGCAGATTGAAAAGGACCAAGCTATTATCAACAGTGGTGTCCGCCACGGCTACACGCTCGGATCTCCGATAACTCTTGCCGTAGAGAACCGGGATTTTAAACACTGGACGAAGATCATGGGGGCCGAACCTTTGGAAGAGGACAGTGATGAAGTAAAACGCCAGATCACAAGACCTAGACCGGGGCATGCTGATCTAAACGGAGCCATCAAGTATAACCATAGAGATATGAGGAACGTTTTGGAACGGTCATCTGCCAGAGAGACTACAGTGAGAGTAGCGGCAGGTGCAGTAGCAAAACAGCTTCTGAAGGAGCTTGGGATAAAAGTCGGCGGCCACGTGATTGAAATTGGAGGAGTCGTAGCGGAGCAGCTATCCTTTGAATCCTTAGAAGACCTCCAGGAAAGAACAGAAGCTTCTCCTGTACGCTGTTTGGATGAAACGGCTGGAAAGAAAATGATGCATGCCATCGACGAGGCGAAGGAGAAGGGTGACTCAATCGGAGGCATCGTTGAAGTGATTGTAGAAGGCATGCCCGTCGGGGTTGGTAGTTATGTTCATTATGATCGGAAGCTTGATGCAAAGCTTGCAGCGGCCATCATGAGCATCAACGCATTTAAAGGTGCAGAGATCGGCATCGGATTTGAAGCCGCTCATAAACCGGGAAGCCTCGTTCATGACGAAATCCTTTGGAATGAAGAAGATGGTTATACTCGACGAACCAATAACGCTGGCGGATTAGAGGGAGGAATGACGACCGGAATGCCAATCGTCGTCAGAGGAGTAATGAAACCAATTCCAACTCTATACAAACCTCTTCAAAGTATTGACATTGATTCTAAGGAACCATTCCAGGCCAGCATTGAACGCTCAGACAGCTGCGCAGTGCCGGCAGCGAGCGTGGTAGCGGAAGCTGTAGTGGCTTGGGAGCTGGCAGCAGCCATTGTTGAACAGTTCGGAGTAGACAACATGGAACGAATTAAAGAAAACATCGAACGGCATAACCGTCAGGCGCGTGAGTTTTAA
- the fabL gene encoding enoyl-[acyl-carrier-protein] reductase FabL — MTRKVALITGGTRGIGKAIASKFASEEYDLVLNFMRKKKDAEETKQEFESQYGIKVHLVKANVGDLDQIKALFAEVKETFGRLDVFINNAASGVLRPLLEIEESHWDWTQDINAKAYLFASQQAAMLMAEKGSGAIVALSSLGSIRALPNYVAVGVSKASVEAITRYLAVELAPKGIVVNAVSGGAVDTDALKHFPNREELLNEAKKKNPAGRIVEPADIAETVYFLCTPAASMIRGQTIIVDGGLSLLA; from the coding sequence TTGACAAGAAAAGTAGCTTTGATTACAGGCGGCACCAGAGGCATCGGTAAAGCCATCGCCTCCAAATTTGCCTCCGAAGAATATGATCTCGTGTTAAATTTCATGAGGAAGAAGAAAGACGCGGAGGAGACTAAACAAGAATTTGAATCTCAATACGGAATCAAGGTCCATTTAGTGAAAGCGAACGTCGGTGACCTTGACCAGATCAAAGCCTTGTTTGCGGAAGTAAAGGAAACCTTTGGCCGTCTAGATGTATTTATAAACAATGCCGCTTCCGGTGTTTTAAGGCCACTGCTGGAAATTGAAGAAAGCCATTGGGATTGGACACAGGACATCAACGCAAAAGCGTACCTGTTTGCCTCCCAGCAAGCAGCGATGCTTATGGCAGAAAAAGGTTCAGGTGCTATCGTTGCTCTATCAAGTCTTGGATCGATCAGAGCACTTCCGAATTACGTAGCCGTTGGTGTATCCAAGGCTTCGGTTGAAGCAATCACCCGTTATCTTGCTGTCGAACTTGCGCCTAAAGGAATTGTAGTCAATGCGGTATCTGGCGGAGCTGTTGATACGGATGCACTGAAGCATTTCCCTAATCGGGAAGAACTCTTAAACGAAGCGAAGAAGAAGAACCCGGCGGGACGAATTGTTGAACCGGCTGATATCGCTGAAACGGTTTATTTCCTCTGTACACCTGCAGCCAGCATGATTAGAGGGCAAACCATTATCGTGGACGGCGGCCTGTCATTGCTTGCTTAA
- a CDS encoding vWA domain-containing protein, with amino-acid sequence MNFGRLNKRLTRLLTDKNPRLFFKKAESPQELDAVFTLLVDCSASMFDKMEETQQAIVLFHETLKAVRIPHSIVGFWEDAADAKKDSQPNYFQEVISFKSSLKNQSGPEILQLEPQEDNRDGYSIRKKAGDLLRRKEKQKFLLVFSDGEPAAFDYEDHGILDTYEAVANTRKMGIETLGMYISNGKVTEEAQNLMKNIYGSHQVVVPSAAELVSYLVPVLRKLLFKLS; translated from the coding sequence TTGAATTTTGGCCGATTAAACAAAAGGCTAACACGGCTGCTGACCGATAAAAATCCCAGGCTGTTCTTTAAAAAAGCAGAATCACCGCAAGAACTCGATGCCGTCTTTACTTTGCTTGTCGATTGCTCGGCCTCCATGTTTGACAAAATGGAAGAAACACAACAGGCTATTGTCCTGTTCCATGAGACCCTGAAGGCCGTCCGAATCCCGCATTCCATAGTAGGCTTTTGGGAAGATGCGGCTGATGCGAAGAAAGACAGCCAGCCTAATTATTTTCAGGAAGTGATTTCGTTCAAGAGCTCACTTAAAAATCAGTCTGGACCTGAAATTCTGCAGCTGGAGCCACAGGAAGATAATCGAGATGGCTATTCCATCCGGAAAAAGGCAGGGGATTTGCTGCGCCGGAAGGAAAAACAAAAGTTTTTACTCGTCTTTTCAGATGGAGAGCCAGCGGCGTTTGATTATGAGGACCATGGCATTCTGGACACGTATGAAGCTGTAGCCAATACTCGTAAAATGGGAATTGAAACGCTGGGGATGTACATTTCTAATGGAAAAGTGACCGAGGAAGCTCAAAATCTAATGAAAAATATATATGGCAGCCATCAGGTGGTCGTACCCAGTGCAGCAGAACTCGTCAGTTATTTAGTGCCTGTCCTGCGCAAGCTTCTATTCAAATTATCTTAA
- the aroA gene encoding 3-phosphoshikimate 1-carboxyvinyltransferase yields the protein MSKRLKPVSGLQGTIQIPGDKSISHRAVMFGSIAEGRTTVQGFLTGDDCLSTIDCFRKMGVSIHQENDTVIIEGKGLEGLKEPVDILDVGNSGTTIRLMLGILANTPFHSCITGDASIAKRPMKRVTGPLRGMGAAIEGRDEGNFVPLSIRGGHCKGTDYQSPVASAQVKSAILLAGVSAEGTTSVTEPHKSRDHTERMLGAFGCKVAVDGNTASIKGGQGLKGTHIEVPGDISSAAFFLVAGSIVPESEITLKKVGMNPTRTGVIDVLKQMGADITISPIEGEGAEPYADLTVRTSKLKGIEISGEIIPRLIDEIPIIALAATQASGVTVIKDAAELKVKETNRIDTVVHELKKMGAKIEATSDGMIISETSLLKGADVDSHGDHRIGMMLAVASCLCKGETTLLNSEAVAVSYPGFFGELDHLQSKNSRV from the coding sequence ATGTCAAAACGATTAAAGCCAGTTTCCGGTCTGCAAGGAACCATCCAAATACCTGGAGATAAATCCATCTCTCACCGGGCGGTTATGTTCGGTTCAATTGCTGAAGGACGTACAACTGTTCAAGGATTCCTTACTGGAGATGATTGTTTAAGTACCATTGATTGCTTCAGAAAAATGGGAGTCAGTATTCATCAGGAAAATGACACAGTTATAATAGAAGGAAAAGGATTAGAAGGGCTCAAAGAACCTGTTGATATTTTGGATGTCGGAAACTCCGGCACTACGATTCGGCTTATGCTTGGCATCCTTGCAAATACACCATTTCATTCCTGTATTACCGGTGATGCATCCATTGCGAAACGGCCAATGAAAAGGGTAACCGGCCCGTTAAGAGGTATGGGTGCTGCCATTGAAGGAAGAGATGAAGGAAATTTTGTTCCTTTAAGCATACGAGGAGGACATTGCAAGGGGACCGATTATCAGTCGCCGGTTGCCAGTGCACAAGTGAAATCAGCGATCTTGCTTGCAGGGGTATCTGCAGAAGGAACAACATCTGTTACAGAACCACATAAATCCCGTGATCATACTGAGCGGATGCTTGGAGCGTTTGGCTGCAAGGTTGCTGTCGATGGCAACACAGCAAGTATAAAAGGCGGTCAAGGTTTAAAAGGAACACATATAGAAGTACCCGGAGATATTTCATCTGCCGCTTTTTTCCTTGTCGCTGGCTCCATTGTACCCGAGAGTGAGATCACTTTGAAAAAAGTAGGGATGAATCCAACGAGGACAGGGGTCATCGATGTTCTAAAACAAATGGGCGCAGATATTACCATTTCACCGATAGAAGGGGAGGGTGCTGAGCCATACGCGGACCTTACAGTAAGAACTTCAAAACTTAAAGGAATTGAGATCAGCGGAGAGATCATTCCCAGGTTAATAGATGAGATTCCAATTATTGCTCTGGCTGCCACTCAAGCATCAGGGGTAACAGTGATCAAAGATGCGGCGGAACTAAAAGTGAAAGAAACAAACAGGATTGATACTGTCGTTCACGAACTGAAAAAAATGGGCGCAAAAATTGAAGCGACTTCCGATGGGATGATCATTAGCGAAACATCATTACTAAAGGGAGCCGATGTAGACAGCCATGGAGATCACCGGATCGGCATGATGCTCGCTGTCGCATCCTGCCTGTGTAAAGGTGAAACCACGCTGTTAAACAGTGAGGCTGTAGCCGTTTCGTATCCTGGCTTTTTCGGAGAGCTCGATCACCTGCAGAGCAAAAATAGCAGAGTTTAG
- a CDS encoding MATE family efflux transporter, with protein MEKTQTIKQKILLFIKLVLPVLVTQIGLFAMNFLDTVMSGHSGPKQLAGVALGSSIWVPVFTGLSGILMALTPIVSQYNGAGKKEKVPYALIQSIYLAFALSFAVIAVGLLILNPLLNAMNLDPQVREVASGYLRALSFGMIPLFLYNVLRCFIDALGRTRVSMLITLTALPVNALFNYLLIFGKWGFPELGGVGSGYASALTYWFIALLAFYIIHKKLPFSDYQVFSKFYSLSISAWKSQLKIGLPIGFSIFFETSIFAAVTLLMSSFNTATIAAHQSALNFASFLYMLPLSISFALTIAVGFEVGAHRYKDAKQYSYLGIGTAVILALLCAAALLIFPSQVAGMYSNDSSVIKLTKHFLLYAVFFQLSDAIAAPIQGALRGYKDVNVTLVLSLISYWVIGLPVGYVLANYTALEAYGYWVGLITGLAMGAVTLYFRLAYIQQKQMTTVSSH; from the coding sequence ATGGAAAAAACTCAAACGATCAAGCAAAAAATTTTATTGTTCATCAAGCTGGTGCTTCCTGTACTGGTTACACAGATTGGATTATTCGCGATGAATTTTCTTGATACAGTGATGTCCGGCCACTCAGGCCCGAAACAGCTTGCTGGTGTAGCGCTCGGTTCAAGCATCTGGGTCCCTGTGTTTACTGGATTAAGCGGAATATTGATGGCGCTTACTCCCATCGTTTCCCAATATAATGGTGCCGGAAAAAAAGAAAAAGTACCGTACGCTCTCATACAGAGCATCTATCTTGCTTTTGCTCTTTCATTTGCTGTAATTGCAGTTGGATTATTGATTCTTAATCCACTGCTGAATGCCATGAATCTGGACCCTCAAGTAAGGGAGGTAGCTTCCGGGTATCTGAGAGCCCTTTCGTTCGGTATGATTCCTCTGTTCTTATATAACGTTCTCCGCTGTTTTATCGATGCTCTCGGCAGAACGAGGGTGTCTATGCTGATTACGTTAACTGCACTTCCCGTCAATGCCCTCTTCAATTATTTATTGATTTTCGGTAAGTGGGGGTTTCCGGAGCTTGGCGGTGTTGGTTCGGGTTATGCTTCTGCTCTTACGTATTGGTTTATTGCTTTACTGGCGTTCTATATCATTCACAAGAAGCTGCCTTTCTCTGATTATCAAGTCTTCAGCAAGTTTTACTCCCTTTCGATTTCAGCATGGAAAAGCCAGCTGAAAATTGGGCTGCCGATTGGATTTTCCATCTTTTTTGAAACGAGTATCTTTGCAGCCGTAACGCTGCTGATGAGTTCATTCAATACAGCAACGATTGCCGCCCATCAATCTGCACTTAATTTTGCTTCGTTTCTTTATATGCTGCCTTTGAGTATCTCCTTCGCACTCACCATTGCGGTCGGTTTCGAAGTCGGGGCGCATCGGTATAAAGACGCTAAGCAATACAGTTATCTCGGAATAGGAACTGCGGTCATTCTTGCCTTGCTGTGTGCAGCAGCTTTGCTCATCTTCCCTAGCCAAGTTGCCGGAATGTATTCAAACGATTCATCTGTCATAAAATTAACGAAGCATTTTTTGCTTTATGCAGTCTTTTTTCAGCTTTCCGATGCTATTGCCGCTCCCATACAAGGAGCTCTGAGAGGGTATAAGGATGTGAACGTAACGCTTGTACTATCTTTAATATCCTATTGGGTGATCGGTTTGCCGGTTGGCTATGTGCTGGCTAATTATACTGCCCTAGAAGCGTATGGATACTGGGTAGGATTGATCACAGGCCTAGCGATGGGTGCGGTCACTCTTTACTTCCGGCTTGCATATATTCAACAAAAACAAATGACAACAGTCTCCAGCCATTAA
- a CDS encoding bifunctional 3-deoxy-7-phosphoheptulonate synthase/chorismate mutase, producing the protein MSKELEELRSEIESVDQKILDLLNDRASIVQEIGKLKEMQGVKRFDPVRERKLLDLIEDRNKGPFETSTLQYIFKQIFKASLELQEDDNRKALLVSRKKKPDDTIINIKGELIGTGEQHFVMGPCAVESYDQVKQVAKALKDQGLTLMRGGAFKPRTSPYDFQGLGMEGLKILRQVADEENLAVISEILNPNDLEEALDYVDVVQIGARNMQNFELLKAAGAIRKPVLLKRGLSATIEEFMYAAEYILAQGNDQIILCERGIRTYEKATRNTLDISAVPILKKETHLPVMVDVTHSTGRRDLLLPAAKAALAIGADGVMAEVHPDPAVALSDSAQQMNIPQFHEFMNELKKHSVVHSS; encoded by the coding sequence ATGTCAAAAGAACTGGAAGAACTTCGCAGTGAGATCGAATCCGTCGATCAAAAGATTCTTGATTTGTTAAACGACCGTGCTTCCATCGTACAAGAGATTGGAAAATTAAAAGAAATGCAGGGTGTTAAGCGTTTTGACCCTGTACGTGAACGCAAGCTTCTTGATCTGATTGAAGACCGTAATAAAGGGCCGTTCGAAACGTCTACCCTTCAATATATTTTTAAACAAATTTTCAAAGCCAGCCTTGAGCTGCAGGAAGATGATAACCGTAAAGCGCTGCTGGTTTCCCGTAAAAAGAAACCTGATGATACCATTATAAACATAAAAGGCGAGCTTATTGGAACAGGTGAGCAGCATTTTGTGATGGGACCTTGTGCGGTTGAAAGCTACGATCAGGTCAAACAAGTGGCAAAGGCATTAAAAGATCAAGGATTGACGCTTATGCGCGGCGGAGCGTTTAAACCCCGTACTTCTCCTTATGATTTCCAAGGTCTTGGCATGGAAGGACTTAAAATCTTAAGACAAGTTGCTGATGAAGAGAACCTCGCTGTTATCAGTGAGATTTTAAATCCAAACGATCTGGAAGAAGCTCTGGATTATGTGGACGTCGTTCAAATCGGTGCACGCAACATGCAAAACTTCGAACTTTTAAAAGCAGCTGGCGCGATCAGAAAGCCAGTATTATTAAAACGCGGTCTATCTGCAACGATTGAAGAGTTCATGTACGCAGCAGAATACATCCTGGCTCAAGGAAACGACCAAATCATTCTCTGTGAGCGCGGAATCCGTACGTATGAAAAAGCAACACGGAATACGCTCGATATTTCTGCTGTTCCGATTCTTAAAAAAGAAACTCACCTTCCAGTTATGGTCGATGTGACCCACTCTACCGGAAGAAGGGATCTATTGCTTCCTGCGGCAAAAGCAGCGCTAGCGATCGGTGCTGACGGCGTTATGGCTGAAGTTCATCCGGATCCAGCTGTCGCTCTATCTGACTCTGCACAGCAAATGAATATTCCTCAGTTCCACGAGTTCATGAATGAACTGAAAAAACATTCGGTTGTTCATTCTTCCTAA
- a CDS encoding prephenate dehydrogenase, with translation MNKRVLLIGLGLIGGSIAMAIKKEHSCTIIGHDISADHANLAKRLSIIDTICTDLQKEAEMADLIVLATPVEETERLLEWFAAFTIPPGALITDVGSTKSRIMEKASSIEDKGITFIGGHPMAGSHKSGPGSAKAHLFENAFYMITPGPETPDQRIEELKDWLKGTHAKFIVMDAEKHDLLTGVVSHFPHVVAASLVRQVEHYSHEHQQVNDLAAGGFKDITRIASSSPVMWKDIIKHNKENILTFIDEWIMEMECVKDLVKSGSDQGLHDYFSGAKQYRDALPIKAKGAITSFYDLYVDIIDDVGVISRVTSILAEKKISITNIRVIEAREDIYGVLRVSFQSEGDRQQAKESLEHLQFTTYIAM, from the coding sequence GTGAATAAACGGGTTCTGCTGATTGGATTAGGCCTTATTGGCGGATCCATCGCAATGGCTATAAAAAAAGAACATTCTTGCACCATCATAGGACATGATATTTCTGCTGATCATGCCAACCTCGCAAAACGGCTCAGTATCATTGACACAATCTGTACTGATCTCCAAAAAGAAGCAGAGATGGCCGATCTGATTGTATTGGCTACACCGGTGGAGGAAACGGAAAGACTGCTTGAATGGTTTGCTGCCTTTACCATCCCCCCAGGTGCCCTCATCACAGATGTCGGCAGCACAAAATCCAGAATCATGGAAAAAGCTTCTTCCATAGAAGATAAAGGCATTACATTCATCGGAGGCCATCCGATGGCCGGATCTCATAAATCAGGACCGGGCAGTGCCAAAGCACATCTGTTTGAAAATGCGTTCTATATGATCACACCTGGGCCAGAAACTCCTGACCAAAGAATAGAAGAATTAAAGGACTGGCTAAAAGGGACACATGCAAAATTCATCGTCATGGATGCCGAGAAACACGATCTTCTTACCGGGGTCGTCAGTCACTTTCCCCATGTCGTCGCAGCGAGCCTTGTACGCCAAGTAGAGCATTATTCCCACGAACACCAACAAGTTAACGACCTTGCTGCTGGCGGCTTTAAAGATATCACTAGAATCGCTTCCAGCAGTCCTGTAATGTGGAAAGACATTATCAAGCACAACAAGGAAAACATTTTAACCTTTATTGATGAATGGATCATGGAAATGGAATGTGTGAAGGATCTTGTTAAAAGTGGAAGCGACCAAGGTTTACATGATTACTTTTCAGGTGCAAAACAATATCGGGATGCTCTTCCGATTAAAGCCAAAGGTGCTATCACATCGTTTTATGATCTGTATGTAGACATAATCGATGATGTCGGAGTGATTTCCCGTGTTACTTCTATTCTTGCTGAGAAAAAGATCAGCATTACGAATATCCGAGTGATTGAGGCAAGAGAGGATATTTACGGAGTACTTCGAGTCAGCTTCCAGTCGGAGGGGGACCGCCAGCAAGCAAAAGAGAGTCTTGAACACCTGCAATTTACCACCTACATTGCAATGTAG
- the aroB gene encoding 3-dehydroquinate synthase, whose amino-acid sequence METMKINTDSKRYPVFIGGTVLEELPDFIQALSPRVTSILILSDETVSSLYLKETAGKLENIGQSLHSFVVPSGDKEKSFHNYYECLTFALEQGLDRHSLILALGGGMIGDLAGFVAGTYMRGIRFIQVPTTLLAHDSAVGGKTGINHPLGKNMVGVFHQPEAVFYSTAFLKSLPEAEWRSGFAEVIKHSLIADEEFYYWLVKEVSGLQDISEDKLAYLLKRAISIKAQVVSQDERESGLRAILNFGHTLGHAIESKAGYGAISHGDAVSIGMRFALKLSESISGKNLHYNMISDWLHDYQFPALPPQLEAVELLETMKRDKKSTMGHVNMVLLEEIGQAYVQEVNDSFLLDSLQEFILTDKEQYSE is encoded by the coding sequence ATGGAAACCATGAAGATTAACACGGATTCCAAGCGATACCCAGTCTTCATAGGAGGAACTGTTCTCGAAGAACTGCCTGATTTCATTCAGGCTTTGTCTCCAAGAGTGACGAGTATCCTTATACTATCGGATGAGACCGTAAGCAGCCTTTATCTCAAAGAAACGGCAGGGAAACTTGAAAATATCGGCCAATCGCTGCATTCCTTTGTTGTACCGAGCGGCGATAAGGAAAAATCATTTCATAATTATTATGAGTGTCTGACGTTCGCTCTGGAGCAAGGATTGGATCGACATTCGCTGATCCTCGCCCTTGGCGGAGGAATGATCGGAGACCTAGCCGGTTTTGTAGCAGGAACATATATGAGAGGCATCCGTTTCATACAAGTGCCAACAACTCTATTAGCTCATGACAGTGCGGTAGGCGGAAAAACGGGGATCAATCACCCTCTCGGAAAAAACATGGTCGGCGTTTTCCATCAGCCTGAAGCAGTTTTTTATTCTACTGCTTTTTTGAAATCTCTGCCCGAAGCAGAGTGGAGATCAGGATTTGCAGAAGTCATCAAGCATTCTCTTATTGCTGATGAGGAATTCTATTATTGGCTGGTTAAAGAAGTTTCTGGATTACAAGATATTTCTGAAGATAAACTGGCTTATTTATTGAAGAGAGCTATTTCAATAAAAGCACAAGTCGTATCACAAGATGAGAGAGAAAGCGGATTGCGTGCGATCTTGAATTTTGGCCATACTCTCGGACATGCGATTGAGAGCAAAGCTGGTTATGGTGCGATCTCCCATGGTGATGCCGTATCAATCGGAATGCGGTTCGCATTGAAGCTCAGCGAATCGATCTCCGGCAAAAATCTTCATTATAATATGATCAGTGACTGGCTTCATGATTATCAATTTCCTGCACTTCCTCCTCAACTGGAAGCAGTAGAGTTGCTTGAAACCATGAAAAGAGATAAAAAATCGACGATGGGCCATGTGAATATGGTGCTTCTGGAGGAGATTGGACAAGCCTATGTTCAAGAAGTCAATGACTCCTTCCTATTAGACTCTCTCCAAGAATTTATTTTGACAGACAAGGAGCAATACAGTGAATAA
- a CDS encoding ATP-binding protein, with protein sequence MTIDQLQLPNVLAEKLNYERNRRNKNNSAEFQGLIGSEGYTAEDNEIVKDAVIALLMGKNVLLKGPTGSGKTKLAEYLSSLFQQPLHSINCSVDLDAEALLGHKTISYEKGHSEIEFIPGPVTKAAAFGHFLYIDEINVSKPETLPILNGILDYRRTVTNPFTGDIIKAAEGFNVIAAINEGYIGTVPLNEALKNRFVVIEVPYIQGKALFEMLLSQSQQKDRRILKQFVQFSSDLVQQTKTGQLSEDAASIRALLDAADLSAYMPPKRAIQRAVADKLEDEREKTLIHNIADTLFM encoded by the coding sequence ATGACCATAGATCAATTGCAATTACCCAACGTACTGGCTGAAAAATTAAATTATGAAAGAAATAGACGAAATAAAAACAATTCTGCTGAGTTTCAAGGTCTAATCGGATCAGAAGGGTACACAGCGGAAGATAATGAGATTGTAAAAGACGCTGTGATTGCCTTGCTGATGGGGAAGAATGTTCTGCTGAAAGGGCCTACAGGTTCAGGCAAGACAAAGCTGGCGGAATACCTTTCGTCTTTATTTCAGCAGCCTCTGCATTCTATCAACTGTTCAGTGGATTTGGATGCTGAAGCGTTACTGGGGCATAAGACCATCTCCTATGAAAAAGGACATTCTGAAATTGAATTTATTCCTGGGCCGGTAACAAAAGCGGCAGCGTTCGGGCATTTCTTATACATTGATGAAATCAATGTTTCAAAGCCAGAAACACTTCCCATCTTAAACGGTATTCTCGACTACAGACGGACAGTTACTAATCCGTTTACAGGTGATATTATTAAAGCTGCTGAGGGATTTAACGTGATCGCAGCGATCAACGAGGGATATATTGGAACCGTTCCATTGAATGAAGCATTAAAAAACCGTTTTGTTGTTATTGAAGTCCCTTATATTCAAGGAAAAGCACTATTTGAGATGCTGCTATCCCAATCTCAGCAGAAAGACCGCAGAATTCTAAAACAATTTGTACAGTTTTCTTCAGATCTTGTTCAGCAGACTAAGACAGGGCAGTTATCGGAGGACGCAGCCTCCATCCGGGCTTTGCTTGATGCAGCAGACTTATCGGCCTATATGCCGCCAAAGAGGGCGATTCAGCGTGCTGTAGCTGATAAATTAGAAGACGAACGGGAAAAAACATTAATCCATAACATTGCCGATACCCTTTTTATGTAG